From Virgibacillus natechei, the proteins below share one genomic window:
- a CDS encoding Asp23/Gls24 family envelope stress response protein translates to MSIELNTNDGHVTITNEVIATIAGGAAVECYGIVGMASRSQIRDGIAEILKKENFLRGVVVRQEENHLHIDMYIIVSYGTKISEVAHNVQSQVKYTLHQSLGLSIDSVNIYIQGVRVTMD, encoded by the coding sequence ATGTCTATAGAACTTAATACAAATGATGGTCACGTAACAATCACAAATGAAGTTATTGCTACAATCGCAGGTGGCGCAGCAGTAGAATGTTATGGTATTGTTGGTATGGCTTCAAGAAGTCAAATTAGAGACGGAATAGCAGAAATTCTTAAAAAGGAAAACTTTCTAAGAGGTGTTGTGGTACGTCAGGAAGAGAATCATTTGCATATTGATATGTACATCATTGTAAGCTATGGAACGAAAATTTCTGAAGTAGCGCACAATGTACAATCTCAAGTTAAATATACATTACATCAATCATTGGGATTGTCAATAGACTCAGTAAATATATATATTCAAGGGGTTCGTGTAACAATGGACTAA
- the spoVM gene encoding stage V sporulation protein SpoVM, which produces MKFYTIKLPRFIGGFVRVCIGAFKKDK; this is translated from the coding sequence ATGAAATTTTATACGATTAAACTCCCAAGATTTATTGGTGGATTTGTAAGGGTATGTATTGGTGCTTTTAAGAAAGATAAATAG
- the priA gene encoding primosomal protein N', translating to MNIAKVIVDVPVSSINQTFDYQIPERFQDILTNGMRVIVPFGPRKLMGFVVGKATESSFDNLKEISDVLDLTPALTNELLDLGKWVANQTMSLYITALQAMLPQVLKAQYKKEIKRITDEALPDPLENLFAGRDVIAFEELEASTIRYPQLQKAVQDGEISIEYLVKSKITKKYVTMIAPARESYLLEEAKQDLSTSAKKQRQILIYFIESPEAIEKQLLLKKLNTTSSTLKALLDKSLLGSYRTEVYRNPYDDDTITRTTALELTEEQQLAVQPIQEKIASGEHDVFLLHGVTGSGKTEVYLQAIQEVIYKGKEAIVLVPEISLTPQMVKRFKERFGTNVAVMHSALSAGEKYDEWRRIQRKEVQVVVGARSAIYAPFENIGIIIIDEEHETTYKQEDQPRYHARDVAIYRAETHQCPVILGSATPTLESFARAQKGVYKLGTLSKRTNEKDMPEVNIVDMREELHAGNRSMFSRSLKEKIEERIQKGEQIVLLLNRRGHSTFVMCRDCGHVKECPHCDIALTFHKNNNQLKCHYCSHEEVMPRNCPECESDLIRYFGTGTQKVEESLTKLIPEASVIRMDVDTTRRKGSHEKLLNQFVNKEANILLGTQMIAKGLDFENVTLVGVLTADSMLHLPDFRSSEKTFQLLTQVSGRAGRHELTGEVIVQTYTPDHYSIELASNYDFTQFYKKEMGMRKTFQYPPYVFLVLLTVTHQNKVKVAQVTQRIVQLLLKSVKDETTVLGPTPSSIPRMKDRYRYQCMIKYRNEPQLRDYINKILDQYAEEMRKEDLVIKVDMQPYHLM from the coding sequence GTGAATATAGCAAAAGTTATTGTAGATGTACCGGTCAGCTCTATTAACCAAACATTCGACTACCAGATTCCGGAAAGGTTTCAGGATATACTTACCAACGGGATGCGTGTAATTGTCCCATTTGGTCCTAGAAAATTGATGGGTTTTGTTGTTGGGAAAGCAACCGAATCTTCTTTTGATAATTTAAAGGAAATTAGTGACGTACTTGATCTAACGCCTGCATTAACGAATGAACTATTGGACCTTGGAAAATGGGTAGCAAATCAAACCATGAGTTTGTATATAACAGCATTACAGGCCATGTTGCCACAAGTGTTAAAAGCTCAATATAAAAAAGAAATTAAACGCATCACGGACGAAGCGCTGCCAGATCCTTTGGAGAACCTTTTTGCAGGAAGAGATGTAATTGCTTTTGAGGAATTGGAAGCATCAACCATTCGTTATCCTCAACTTCAAAAGGCGGTGCAAGATGGAGAAATATCAATAGAATACCTTGTGAAATCTAAAATCACGAAAAAGTATGTAACAATGATTGCCCCTGCTCGAGAATCCTACTTATTAGAAGAGGCTAAACAAGATCTATCTACAAGCGCGAAGAAACAACGGCAAATATTAATATATTTTATTGAAAGTCCAGAAGCGATCGAAAAGCAACTTCTGCTTAAAAAGTTGAACACGACGAGTAGTACGTTAAAGGCATTACTTGATAAATCCCTTCTTGGATCCTATCGAACGGAAGTATACCGCAACCCATACGATGATGATACGATAACAAGAACGACAGCACTCGAGTTGACAGAAGAACAACAACTAGCAGTTCAACCAATTCAAGAAAAAATAGCAAGCGGGGAGCATGATGTCTTTCTTTTGCATGGTGTTACTGGAAGTGGGAAGACGGAAGTATATCTACAAGCTATTCAGGAAGTTATTTATAAAGGGAAGGAAGCTATTGTATTAGTTCCTGAAATTTCACTAACCCCACAAATGGTTAAACGCTTTAAAGAAAGGTTCGGAACCAATGTTGCTGTGATGCATAGTGCGCTTTCAGCAGGTGAAAAATACGATGAATGGCGCCGCATCCAACGAAAAGAAGTTCAGGTTGTTGTTGGGGCCAGGTCAGCCATTTATGCCCCATTTGAAAATATCGGTATTATTATCATAGATGAAGAGCATGAAACTACTTATAAGCAAGAAGATCAACCGCGCTATCATGCACGTGACGTGGCCATTTATCGTGCAGAAACGCATCAGTGTCCGGTTATATTAGGAAGTGCAACGCCAACATTGGAATCATTTGCCCGAGCACAAAAAGGGGTTTATAAATTAGGAACCTTAAGTAAACGAACAAATGAAAAGGACATGCCTGAAGTTAATATTGTGGATATGAGAGAAGAACTTCATGCCGGCAATCGATCCATGTTTTCCCGTAGTTTAAAGGAGAAAATTGAAGAACGTATTCAAAAAGGAGAACAAATCGTTTTACTCTTGAACAGGCGAGGTCATTCAACATTTGTTATGTGCCGGGATTGTGGACATGTCAAAGAGTGTCCGCATTGTGATATCGCGCTTACCTTTCATAAAAACAACAATCAACTGAAATGTCATTATTGTTCTCATGAAGAGGTAATGCCTCGGAATTGCCCAGAATGTGAAAGTGATTTAATTCGATACTTTGGTACTGGCACACAAAAAGTCGAAGAGTCTTTAACGAAACTCATTCCTGAAGCAAGCGTTATTCGTATGGATGTAGATACAACACGCAGAAAAGGATCACATGAAAAGTTACTCAATCAATTTGTAAATAAAGAAGCAAATATATTACTGGGCACACAGATGATTGCGAAAGGGCTAGATTTTGAGAATGTTACGTTAGTAGGTGTATTGACAGCAGACTCCATGTTACATTTACCGGATTTTCGCTCTTCTGAAAAAACGTTCCAACTATTGACACAAGTCAGTGGGCGTGCCGGGAGACATGAACTAACGGGAGAAGTAATTGTTCAAACCTATACGCCAGATCATTATAGCATTGAACTAGCAAGCAACTATGACTTTACTCAATTCTATAAAAAAGAAATGGGTATGAGAAAAACGTTTCAATATCCACCATATGTTTTTTTGGTATTGCTCACGGTCACACATCAAAATAAGGTAAAAGTAGCACAGGTAACACAAAGAATCGTTCAGCTGCTTCTAAAAAGTGTAAAAGATGAAACGACAGTGTTAGGACCTACACCATCTTCTATTCCGCGAATGAAAGATAGATATCGTTATCAATGCATGATAAAATACAGAAATGAACCACAATTACGTGACTATATCAATAAAATACTCGATCAATACGCTGAAGAAATGCGAAAAGAGGATTTAGTGATTAAGGTAGACATGCAACCATACCATTTAATGTAA
- the rpmB gene encoding 50S ribosomal protein L28 has product MARKCVITGRKTNTGNHRSHAMNSNKRNWKANVQKVRIMVDGKPKRVYVSARALKSGKVERV; this is encoded by the coding sequence ATGGCTAGAAAATGTGTTATTACTGGACGCAAAACCAACACTGGAAACCACCGTTCTCACGCTATGAATTCCAACAAGCGTAATTGGAAGGCTAATGTGCAAAAAGTACGTATTATGGTAGATGGAAAGCCTAAACGTGTTTATGTTTCAGCTCGTGCCCTTAAATCGGGTAAAGTAGAGCGTGTATAA
- a CDS encoding Stp1/IreP family PP2C-type Ser/Thr phosphatase produces MQGEFLTDRGKVRNYNEDAGGLFYNFHGQLLAIVADGMGGHQAGDVASQMAISLMEEKWLQSNKVNSIEEAEQWLSKAIAEVNESIYAYAIQKPEYEGMGTTVVVIVCTDVFTTISHIGDSRCYVYGENGFQQITEDHSLVNELVRSGQISKDDAEHHPRKNVLLRALGTEKTVTADIQTIETETGDKLLLCSDGLTNKVSDDELAEFIKSSRDAKEIGQDMIDLANERGGEDNITLLVVYHDSTLKEGDSSC; encoded by the coding sequence ATGCAGGGAGAATTTCTAACGGACAGGGGAAAGGTAAGAAACTATAACGAGGATGCAGGAGGGTTATTTTATAATTTTCACGGGCAGTTATTAGCTATCGTTGCTGATGGGATGGGTGGTCATCAAGCGGGAGATGTAGCGAGCCAAATGGCGATATCCTTAATGGAAGAAAAGTGGCTGCAAAGTAATAAAGTAAATTCGATTGAAGAAGCAGAACAATGGTTATCTAAAGCTATTGCAGAGGTAAATGAATCCATATATGCATATGCGATACAAAAACCAGAATACGAAGGAATGGGAACAACCGTAGTAGTAATCGTATGTACAGATGTATTCACTACTATTTCTCATATTGGAGATAGCCGTTGTTATGTATATGGTGAAAATGGATTTCAACAAATTACAGAAGATCATTCATTAGTTAATGAACTAGTTCGTTCCGGTCAGATATCCAAAGATGATGCGGAACATCATCCAAGAAAGAATGTACTTCTTAGAGCTTTGGGTACCGAGAAAACAGTCACTGCTGACATACAAACTATTGAAACTGAAACGGGTGACAAGCTGTTGCTTTGTTCTGATGGTTTAACAAACAAAGTTTCAGATGACGAACTAGCTGAATTTATTAAATCAAGCAGGGACGCAAAAGAAATAGGTCAAGATATGATAGATTTGGCGAATGAACGAGGGGGAGAAGATAATATCACGCTCCTTGTCGTATATCACGACTCTACTTTGAAGGAAGGTGACAGTTCATGCTAA
- a CDS encoding thiamine diphosphokinase, with product MVSVAIVGNGPVDLHPDFDSFKEEIDIWIGADRGALTLVLNELPMDYAVGDFDSTNHTEKTSIQENATFFEEYPPEKDETDLEIALLKALELNPNTIYIVGVTGGRLDHELVNIQLLYKIIAEGIRGIIIDKSNHLELTLPGLHTVKHSNNYPTISFIPFTQHVKGLNLEGFKYPLQQQDISWGSTLCISNKLLLNNGTFSYDEGILLLIKSRDTIPM from the coding sequence ATGGTGTCTGTGGCGATTGTTGGAAACGGACCAGTAGACCTTCATCCGGACTTTGATTCGTTTAAAGAAGAAATTGATATCTGGATAGGAGCAGATCGTGGAGCATTAACATTGGTTCTAAATGAGCTTCCAATGGATTATGCAGTAGGTGATTTTGATTCCACTAACCATACAGAGAAAACATCCATTCAGGAAAATGCTACATTTTTTGAGGAATATCCTCCTGAAAAAGATGAAACTGATTTAGAAATAGCGCTTTTAAAGGCTTTGGAACTAAATCCAAATACTATATATATCGTTGGTGTTACCGGTGGGAGACTGGATCATGAATTGGTAAATATTCAGCTTCTCTATAAAATTATAGCAGAAGGAATCCGTGGGATAATTATAGATAAGTCCAATCATTTAGAATTAACATTACCAGGACTGCATACTGTTAAACATAGTAATAATTATCCCACTATCTCATTTATTCCTTTTACACAACATGTAAAAGGGCTAAATTTAGAAGGATTCAAATACCCATTACAGCAACAGGACATCTCATGGGGGTCAACACTTTGTATTTCAAACAAGCTTCTTTTAAATAATGGTACTTTTTCTTATGATGAAGGCATACTATTATTAATAAAGAGTCGTGACACGATTCCAATGTAA
- the rpe gene encoding ribulose-phosphate 3-epimerase: MVKVAPSILSANFSMLGQEIQEVEKGGADYIHVDVMDGHFVPNITIGPLVVDAIKPNTSLPLDVHLMIENPDDYIAMFAEAGASIISVHQEVTPHLHRTLQLIKENDVKAGVVINPATPVESILPILPDVDLILIMTVNPGFGGQSFIDSTLQKIDQVAKWRKDMNLSFEIEVDGGINVHTAKQAVDAGADVLVAGSAVFNQANRHKAMREIREAVEGE, translated from the coding sequence ATGGTTAAAGTCGCTCCGTCGATATTATCAGCAAATTTCTCGATGCTGGGTCAAGAAATACAGGAAGTTGAAAAAGGAGGGGCAGATTATATTCATGTGGATGTAATGGATGGCCACTTTGTTCCGAATATCACCATTGGTCCTCTAGTGGTAGATGCGATAAAGCCAAACACATCCCTTCCACTGGATGTTCATTTAATGATAGAAAACCCGGATGACTATATCGCAATGTTTGCAGAAGCGGGAGCATCTATTATCAGTGTGCACCAAGAGGTAACCCCTCATTTACATCGCACCCTTCAATTGATTAAAGAAAACGATGTAAAAGCTGGAGTAGTTATTAATCCAGCAACACCAGTGGAATCCATTCTACCTATATTACCAGATGTGGATTTGATTTTAATAATGACTGTCAATCCAGGATTTGGTGGACAATCGTTTATTGATTCGACTTTGCAAAAAATAGATCAAGTTGCCAAATGGCGAAAAGATATGAATCTCTCCTTTGAAATAGAAGTGGATGGCGGTATAAATGTTCATACAGCCAAACAAGCTGTAGATGCTGGTGCTGATGTTTTAGTAGCAGGAAGTGCAGTCTTTAACCAAGCTAATAGACATAAAGCAATGAGAGAAATCCGAGAAGCGGTAGAGGGAGAATAA
- the rsmB gene encoding 16S rRNA (cytosine(967)-C(5))-methyltransferase RsmB: MSNYQLRNTIVDLLIRVEKDNGFSHLLIDHELNSKRIDPQDEGLLTEIVYGTIQRKYTIDYYLESFVDPKKKLETWVRILLRMSVYQMIYLDKVPDHAIIHEAVEIAKKRGHKGIASFVNGVLRSMQRKGVPDTASIANDTKRLAIETSHPEWLIERWISFYGFETTKEMCEENISRKYSSIRVQPLKISRDEAIDILNKQGFETRPSIFSDQGIIIDKGNILKTDLFTEGYITVQDQSSMLVAEMLDVTPGMHVLDACSAPGGKATHIAEKLQNQGEVNAYDIQEKKVKQIITKASDLDLLTIDAKTSDARQLQEEHNTESFDRILIDAPCSGLGVIRGKPEIKYDKKESDIKRLSSIQLDILESVAPLLKVDGLLIYSTCTVDMEENEHVVREFLERNPNYIIDKNFFTELPARIQESKGITEYGLQLFPQTFQTDGFFMTRLIRKS; this comes from the coding sequence ATGAGTAATTATCAATTAAGAAATACAATTGTAGATCTATTAATACGTGTAGAAAAAGATAATGGGTTTAGTCATCTACTAATTGACCATGAACTAAACTCCAAAAGAATAGATCCGCAAGATGAAGGACTCTTAACGGAGATTGTCTATGGCACGATTCAACGAAAATATACCATCGATTATTATTTAGAAAGTTTTGTTGATCCAAAGAAAAAGCTTGAAACTTGGGTGAGAATACTTTTAAGAATGTCCGTTTATCAAATGATTTATTTGGATAAAGTGCCAGATCACGCCATCATTCATGAGGCGGTAGAAATAGCAAAGAAACGAGGGCATAAAGGTATCGCATCCTTTGTAAACGGCGTACTTCGAAGTATGCAACGAAAAGGAGTACCTGATACGGCTTCAATTGCAAATGACACCAAACGACTAGCTATTGAAACAAGTCATCCAGAGTGGTTAATTGAACGGTGGATCTCCTTTTACGGCTTCGAAACAACGAAAGAAATGTGTGAAGAAAATATTTCACGAAAATATAGTTCTATTCGAGTTCAACCACTTAAGATATCACGCGATGAAGCCATTGATATTTTGAATAAACAAGGTTTTGAAACGAGACCATCGATTTTTTCAGACCAAGGTATTATTATTGATAAGGGCAATATTTTAAAAACTGATTTATTTACAGAAGGGTATATTACGGTGCAGGATCAAAGTTCTATGCTAGTAGCTGAAATGCTTGATGTCACACCAGGTATGCATGTATTGGATGCTTGCAGTGCTCCTGGAGGTAAAGCGACCCACATTGCTGAAAAGCTGCAAAACCAAGGAGAAGTTAATGCCTATGATATCCAAGAGAAGAAGGTAAAACAAATCATTACAAAAGCATCCGACCTTGATTTATTAACGATCGATGCAAAAACAAGTGATGCAAGGCAACTGCAGGAAGAACATAACACGGAAAGCTTTGACAGAATTTTAATAGATGCACCATGTTCAGGCTTAGGGGTTATTAGGGGAAAACCTGAAATTAAATACGACAAAAAAGAGTCTGATATCAAACGATTGTCCTCCATTCAATTAGATATCCTGGAAAGTGTTGCTCCCTTATTGAAAGTAGATGGCTTATTAATTTATAGTACATGCACAGTAGACATGGAAGAAAATGAACATGTAGTAAGAGAATTTCTAGAAAGGAATCCAAATTATATAATAGATAAGAACTTTTTCACTGAATTACCGGCACGTATACAGGAGTCCAAAGGAATAACGGAGTATGGTCTCCAGTTATTTCCACAAACATTTCAAACAGATGGTTTTTTTATGACACGTTTAATTAGAAAAAGTTAA
- the rsgA gene encoding ribosome small subunit-dependent GTPase A — MIDGRIIKALSGFFYVETEDENIYQCRGRGVFRNKKISPLVGDYVRFDKSNPNEGYIMEVKERENELIRPPVANIDQAIIVSSATEPDLNTILLDRFLVLIESKDIQPVIFITKMDTVSDGAIEKINNYKKDYQQMGYEVELLSSKEPSQLPDLGRYFTNNVTVIAGQSGVGKSSLLNALNPSLLLKTAEISKSLGRGKHTTRHVELVRVHSGYVADTPGFSSLDFSEIELEDLTDCFPEFRERKEDCKFRGCMHNKEPKCAIKQAVDKGEIASYRYEHYLSFYEEIQTRKPRY, encoded by the coding sequence ATGATCGACGGTCGAATAATAAAAGCCTTAAGCGGATTCTTTTATGTTGAGACAGAAGATGAGAATATCTATCAATGCAGAGGGCGAGGGGTTTTTCGCAATAAAAAGATAAGCCCCTTGGTAGGTGATTATGTTAGATTTGATAAAAGTAATCCAAATGAAGGATATATTATGGAAGTTAAAGAAAGAGAAAACGAACTAATACGCCCCCCTGTAGCAAATATTGATCAAGCAATTATTGTTAGCTCTGCAACGGAACCTGATTTAAATACAATACTGTTGGACCGCTTTCTCGTATTAATTGAGTCTAAGGATATTCAACCAGTAATTTTTATTACAAAGATGGATACCGTTTCAGATGGAGCGATAGAAAAGATTAATAACTACAAAAAGGATTATCAACAAATGGGTTATGAAGTGGAGTTGCTTTCTTCAAAAGAGCCTAGCCAATTACCCGATTTGGGTCGTTACTTCACGAATAATGTAACTGTCATTGCGGGACAATCTGGTGTTGGGAAATCATCTCTCTTAAATGCACTTAACCCATCCCTTTTACTTAAAACTGCCGAGATTTCTAAAAGCCTAGGAAGGGGAAAGCATACGACTAGGCATGTAGAACTCGTGCGTGTACATAGTGGATATGTAGCAGATACACCAGGGTTTAGTTCGTTGGATTTTAGTGAAATAGAATTAGAAGATTTAACAGACTGTTTTCCTGAGTTCAGAGAACGTAAAGAAGATTGTAAATTTCGAGGTTGTATGCATAACAAAGAACCAAAATGCGCGATTAAGCAGGCAGTAGATAAAGGGGAAATAGCATCCTATAGATATGAACATTATTTAAGTTTCTATGAAGAAATTCAAACAAGAAAGCCGAGGTATTAA
- the pknB gene encoding Stk1 family PASTA domain-containing Ser/Thr kinase: MLNGHLLNDRYQIEKTIGGGGMANVYLARDTILQRDVAIKVLRLDYANDEEFLARFDREAQSATSLSHPNIVNIYDIGEEDQISYMVMEYVDGMTLKEYIQNYGPIEVQEALDIMKQITAAIAHAHANDIVHRDIKPQNILIDTYGQVKVTDFGIAIALSATSFTQTNSILGSVHYLSPEQARGGMATKKSDIYSIGIVLFELLTGRLPFSGQSPVSIALKHLQSDTPSVKRFNPNVPQSVENVVLKATAKDPFHRYDTVDDTEEAIVTALDPSNINEAVYTPPVEAGEETKAIPIITDNQMDQNPDQDTMVHQSTDGTNPSPTDEQAMEKSKKELKKEKKKSKKKSKKKRKKKWILISVILFVLLASGLFVFFLLQPSDVSVPDVTEMEYEEAEEELESLNLDVDMELIYSEDVESGLVVRSNPRAGRTIKEGSTVTLFVSEGSEPEVFDDYVGRDYSQVKILLEEAGYEVNNYERHSDRPVDEIVNQIQPSPDSEVVPSETSVIFETSMGPELVRLNNLRGMTEEDARNYLEDNNLTMNTIEQNSDNIPEGEVVSQDPETDSELEEGSTVDVYISIGPEALPPESHTITYTVPYSPEESEDEEDADEESEDADEEPQEQTVRIYIDDMNNDISEVSEEETITEDTEFTFTLTIAPNNDAEYRIIRDDDEITNQTVSYEEGE; this comes from the coding sequence ATGCTAAATGGCCACCTCTTAAATGATCGCTATCAAATTGAGAAAACAATTGGTGGAGGTGGCATGGCCAATGTTTACCTAGCGAGAGACACGATATTACAACGGGATGTTGCAATAAAAGTCCTCAGGTTGGATTATGCAAATGATGAAGAATTTTTAGCTCGCTTCGATCGAGAAGCCCAATCCGCCACCAGCCTTTCACACCCTAATATTGTAAATATTTATGATATAGGCGAAGAAGACCAAATCTCCTATATGGTAATGGAGTATGTGGATGGGATGACGCTGAAGGAATACATACAAAATTATGGTCCCATTGAGGTTCAAGAAGCCTTGGATATTATGAAACAAATTACTGCAGCAATCGCGCACGCACATGCAAATGATATTGTTCACCGAGATATTAAACCACAAAATATTTTAATTGATACATATGGGCAGGTTAAAGTAACTGATTTCGGTATTGCAATTGCATTAAGCGCAACTTCGTTTACTCAGACAAATTCAATTTTAGGTTCTGTTCATTATTTGTCCCCAGAACAAGCAAGAGGTGGAATGGCTACAAAAAAGTCAGATATCTATTCAATTGGGATCGTTCTTTTTGAGCTTTTAACAGGGAGGCTTCCGTTTTCAGGCCAATCCCCAGTGTCCATCGCTCTAAAACATTTGCAAAGCGATACACCATCAGTTAAACGGTTTAACCCAAACGTCCCACAGAGTGTCGAAAATGTCGTTTTAAAGGCGACGGCAAAAGACCCTTTTCACCGTTATGATACGGTTGATGATACGGAAGAAGCCATTGTAACGGCTTTGGATCCTAGCAATATAAACGAGGCGGTATACACACCTCCTGTTGAAGCTGGGGAAGAGACAAAGGCTATTCCCATCATTACAGATAATCAAATGGATCAAAATCCTGATCAGGATACGATGGTCCATCAATCAACAGATGGCACAAATCCATCTCCAACTGATGAGCAAGCTATGGAGAAATCCAAAAAAGAATTAAAAAAGGAAAAGAAGAAATCAAAGAAGAAATCCAAAAAAAAGCGTAAGAAAAAATGGATACTTATAAGTGTTATATTATTTGTCTTACTTGCATCTGGATTGTTTGTATTCTTTCTGTTACAGCCTAGCGATGTAAGTGTTCCTGATGTTACAGAAATGGAATATGAAGAAGCCGAAGAAGAATTGGAAAGTCTAAATTTAGATGTGGATATGGAATTAATTTATTCTGAAGATGTGGAAAGTGGACTCGTAGTTAGATCCAACCCGAGAGCTGGGAGAACAATAAAAGAAGGTTCTACGGTAACATTGTTTGTGAGTGAGGGAAGTGAGCCGGAGGTTTTTGATGATTATGTTGGAAGAGATTACAGTCAAGTAAAAATATTACTTGAGGAAGCAGGTTATGAAGTTAATAATTATGAACGACATTCAGATCGCCCAGTCGATGAGATTGTTAACCAAATACAACCAAGCCCCGATAGTGAAGTGGTTCCGAGTGAAACGAGCGTTATATTTGAAACGAGTATGGGGCCAGAGTTAGTTCGTTTAAATAACCTTAGAGGTATGACAGAAGAAGATGCAAGAAATTATTTAGAAGATAACAACTTAACCATGAACACTATTGAGCAGAATTCTGACAACATTCCAGAAGGAGAAGTAGTTAGTCAGGACCCTGAGACAGATTCAGAATTAGAGGAGGGTTCTACGGTTGATGTGTATATTTCGATCGGACCAGAAGCACTACCCCCTGAATCGCACACAATAACCTATACGGTGCCATACAGCCCTGAGGAATCGGAAGACGAAGAAGATGCAGATGAAGAATCAGAAGATGCAGATGAGGAGCCACAAGAACAAACGGTTCGAATTTATATCGATGACATGAATAATGACATATCTGAAGTATCTGAAGAAGAAACAATTACGGAAGATACAGAGTTTACGTTTACATTAACAATTGCACCAAACAATGATGCAGAATACAGAATTATTCGTGACGATGATGAAATTACAAATCAGACAGTTTCCTATGAAGAAGGTGAATAA
- the fmt gene encoding methionyl-tRNA formyltransferase translates to MKRIVFMGTPDFSVPILQKLVESEYDVVLVVTQPDRPKGRKRVITPSPVKSEAEKQHIPVFQPEKLREDYAEILAYKPDLIVTAAYGQILPNALLENPEYGCINVHASILPELRGGAPIHYAIMQGKQETGITIMYMDEKLDAGDILTQRTVSIAENDHVGTLHNKLSEAGADLLIETIPKLAASEIAPIKQDDTKATFATNIKREQEKIDWAKSNLEIYNHIRGLHPWPVAFTTYQGKGMKIWWAEIDDREYEGTPGEIVQKETNDAFIVICGNQKGVRITEIQPAGKKRMRVNDYLRGADDRIKIGEVMGGSYE, encoded by the coding sequence ATGAAAAGAATCGTATTTATGGGTACGCCAGATTTTTCAGTACCTATTTTGCAAAAATTAGTGGAGTCGGAATATGATGTTGTGCTAGTTGTTACGCAACCGGATCGACCAAAAGGAAGAAAGCGAGTGATTACACCTTCACCGGTAAAATCAGAGGCAGAAAAACAGCATATACCTGTGTTCCAGCCAGAGAAACTACGAGAAGATTACGCTGAAATACTGGCCTATAAGCCCGATTTAATTGTCACAGCAGCTTATGGACAAATCCTGCCTAATGCGTTACTTGAGAATCCTGAATATGGATGCATAAATGTTCATGCCTCCATACTACCGGAATTACGGGGTGGAGCACCCATTCATTACGCGATTATGCAAGGAAAACAGGAAACGGGTATCACAATTATGTATATGGATGAGAAACTCGACGCTGGCGATATTTTGACACAACGAACGGTGTCGATTGCTGAAAACGATCATGTTGGCACGTTGCATAACAAACTTTCAGAAGCAGGTGCGGATTTATTAATTGAGACGATACCGAAATTAGCGGCATCCGAAATTGCACCTATCAAACAGGATGATACAAAAGCTACCTTTGCAACCAACATAAAACGTGAACAGGAAAAGATAGATTGGGCGAAGAGTAACCTTGAAATCTATAATCATATAAGAGGTCTACACCCCTGGCCAGTCGCATTTACTACCTATCAAGGTAAAGGAATGAAAATTTGGTGGGCGGAAATAGACGATAGGGAATATGAGGGAACACCTGGAGAAATTGTGCAAAAAGAAACAAATGATGCGTTTATTGTTATTTGTGGCAACCAAAAGGGAGTAAGAATCACAGAAATACAACCCGCCGGAAAAAAAAGAATGCGTGTCAATGATTATTTAAGAGGGGCAGATGATCGAATAAAAATAGGCGAAGTAATGGGTGGTTCTTATGAGTAA